Genomic segment of Ewingella sp. CoE-038-23:
ATGAGCGAAGAGGAAACCCGTTTCTTTGGGCTTAAACGCGAGTGCGGCTTACACGAATAAATCCCTGTCATACTTCGAGCCAGAGGTGCGTCGGCTTGCCGCGTTACTTGGCCTATTTCCAGCCAAGCCCCTAAGGGGGCCGCTGCAAGCAGATTTGTCCTCTGACTCGAATTATTTAAGGGATGGCGTTACCGCCTTGTAAAGCATCAGCCGGTTTTGCCAGCTCTTTCAGCAGCGGCAGTAAAATTCTCACGCTATCTTTCGAGCGTTTGTCTATCCGGCCTGGCAGGACGCGGTCGAGATACTGTAAGTTATCCAACTGGCCCTGATGGCGCGACGTGCCCTGCGGGAAATGCGCGCTGATTGCCCGCTGCTGCTGGCCGTCTTTCTTGCCCAACGCATAATCCGTGGCCGTCACCATCAATAATGGAATATGCGCGTCGTCCAGCGCCTGCATGCCATTACAGCAATCCTTTCCACTGTATGCCTCGGCGGCGATACCTGCGTGACGCGCCAGCGCCACGGCGCGGTCGCGTGTCAGCTTAGTGACGGCCTGAGAGGTATTTTTGCCACTCTTGAAGTAGAGCTTATCGCCAACAATCAGCGAATCGAGATTGACCACCAGCAGGGTGTTTAACTTCTCCTCCGGCGACATGCGCAGCACATAGTCTGCGGCACCCTGTGCGCCCGTCTCTTCGGCACTAAGCGCCACGAAGCGCAAGCTGTAGTGGGTTGGCTCCTTACTGAGTCGTTCGGCCAGCTCCAGCATCACACCTACGCCTGACGCATTATCATCAACCCCCTGCAGGGTAAGACCGCCCAAATTATGGTCGGAGTCGGCGTCGCTTTGTGGCAAATAAGTATCAAAGTGCGCCATCACGACAATCTGCTGAGGCACGATACCGGCGCGGGCGGCGATCACGGAGGTCGAATGCACATCATGCCAGCTCTGCTTGCCATCCCGGCTGGTGTAGAGATAACGCGTATCAAAGCCGCGAAGATCACTCTGATAGCCGAGTTTGGCAAAATACTGTTGCAGGTAATCTGCGGCGATTAACTCCGCCGGACTACCGGCCATGCGGCCCGGAAAATAGGTGGCGATATGGCGAGTTTGTTCGGCAGCAATTTTACCGAGGGCGGGCGCGGCAACCTGCTGCACGGCCGCGTGCGTAAAACCGGCACAGCCCAGGCCAAAGGCCAGTAGCGCCAGTTTCATGCGAGAAAGGGATAGCATGGACAAAAAATCCTTATTCGTGGGTCAAAGACCGGAAAGCTTTCAATCGGGCAGGCCGCGTTATGCGGTCATTATTGCGCAATAGTATGCGATTGTGACGGCAATTAGACAATTTCCCCTTATCTCAAATGGCTCTTTTTGTTGCATCTTTCTGCGTCTGGAAAGTGAGGTTGGCGAATCTATATTCCATTTGGTAACTATTCATTCCATTTCGTCATTTCAATTCAATAATTGCCACCACGTATAGTCTTGTTATTACTCTTCGCTATCAAAAAGGCCGTTGTGGACTATCTACCAATATTTGCCGACCTAAGACAACGTCCTGTATTGGTCGTCGGCGGCGGCGAAATCGCAGCACGCAAAATAGACCTTCTGCTGCGTGCTGGCGCTGCTGTCCGCATTGTCGCGCTGTCACTCTCCTCAGAACTTGAGCATCGTCTCCAGCAGTCGCAAGTCAGCTGGCTGGCGAAGCAATTTGAGCCACAGCAGTTGGATGACGTGTTTCTGGTGATTGCTGCCACCGACGACGCCGAGCTGAATGCCGAGGTGTTTGAGCAGGCCAATCGCCGCCAGCTGCTGGCCAACGTGGTCGATGACCAGCCGAAGTGCTCCTTTATCTTCCCTTCCATCGTCGACCGTTCGCCGATTGTGGTGGCTATTTCATCCAGCGGCACGGCCCCGGTGCTGGCGCGCATGCTGCGGGAAAAGCTGGAAACGCTGTTACCGACCAGTTTGGGCAAGATGGCTGAGATTGCTGGCAGTTTCCGCGACCGCGTGAAGCAGCGCTTCACCTCAATGACGGCACGCCGTCGCTTTTGGGAGCAGACCTTTGATGGTCGCTTTGCCTCGCTGGTGACTGCGGGACAGATTCCAGAAGCTGAGCAAGTGTTGCAACAACAATTAGATAATCCGGAATCCATCGCGAGAAACGGTGAAGTGACGCTGGTCGGCGCGGGGCCGGGTGATGCAGGATTACTGACATTACGCGGCTTGCAGGTGATGCAGCAGGCAGACGTGGTGTTGTATGACCATTTGGTCAGTGACGAGATTTTAGATTTGGTGCGCCGAGACGCCGACCGTATTTGCGTCGGCAAGCGCGCAGGCAGCCACTCGGTGGCGCAGGAAGAGACAAACCGCATGCTGGTCGAACTGGCGCAGCAGGGCAAAAAAGTGGTGCGCCTTAAAGGCGGCGATCCGTTTATTTTTGGTCGCGGCGGTGAAGAGCTACAGGCCGTTTCGGCGGCGGGCATCCCTTTCCAAGTGGTGCCGGGCGTGACGGCAGCCGCGGGCGCGACGGCCTACGCGGGGATCCCTCTCACCCATCGCGACTACGCGCAGAGCGTGATGTTTATTACCGGCCACTCCCGTCCCGATGGGAATGGCATGCAGTGGGAAACGCTGGCGAAGGGCAACCAAACGCTGGCCATTTATATGGGCACGGTGAAGGCGGCAGAAATCAGCCAGCAGCTTATCGCTCATGGCCGCGCGGCGAGTACGCCGGTGGCTGTCATTGGCCGTGGTACGCGAGTCGATCAGCAGGTGCTGACCGGCACGCTCTACAACTTAGAACTCTTGGCTCAACAGGCACCAACGCCAGCACTACTGGTTATCGGCGAAGTGGTCGCACTTCACGATAAGCTCGCCTGGTTTGGGCATCAACCACAGACTGACGACGCAGTTCGCCCGTCGGTCGTGAATTTGGCTTAAGGATCTGTTATGGACGAAAAACGACTCACACATTTGCGTCAACTGGAGGCGGAGAGTATCCATATCATCCGTGAAGTGGCGGCTGAATTTGCTAACCCGGTGATGATGTACTCCATCGGTAAAGACTCCTCGGTGATGCTGCATCTGGCACGCAAGGCCTTCTTCCCGGGAACGCTGCCTTTCCCGCTACTGCATGTGGATACCGGCTGGAAGTTCCGCGAAATGTACGATTTCCGCGACCGCACGGCGAAGAACTACGGTTTTGAACTGCTGGTGCATAAGAACCCGGAAGGCGTCGCGATGGGCATCAACCCCTTCGTCCACGGCAGTGCCAAACATACTGACATCATGAAAACCGAAGGCTTGAAGCAGGCGCTGAACAAATACGGTTTTGACGCGGCCTTCGGCGGCGCGCGTCGTGATGAAGAGAAGTCGCGTGCCAAAGAGCGTATCTACTCGTTCCGCGACCGTTTCCATCGTTGGGATCCTAAAAACCAGCGCCCAGAGCTGTGGCACAACTACAACGGCCAGATCAACAAAGGCGAAAGCATCCGCGTGTTCCCGCTCTCCAACTGGACTGAGCTGGATATCTGGCAGTATATCTTCTTGGAAAATATCGAAATTGTTCCACTGTATCTCGCAGCGCCGCGTCCGGTTCTCGAACGCGATGGCATGCTGCTGATGGTGGATGACGATCGCATCGACCTGCAACCGGGCGAAGTGATTGAGCAGAAAATGGTGCGCTTCCGTACTCTCGGGTGCTGGCCGCTAACGGGCGCCGTGGAGTCAGAAGCTCAGACTCTGCCGGAAATCATCGAAGAGATGCTGGTTTCAACCACCAGTGAGCGTCAGGGGCGGGCAATTGACCGCGATCAGGCGGGTTCGATGGAACTGAAAAAACGTCAGGGCTATTTCTGAGGAGCGACCAAAATGAACAATGCAATTGCACAACAAATTGAAGAACAGGGTGGCGTAGAGGCCTACTTGCACGCCCAGCAACACAAAAGCCTGCTGCGTTTTCTGACCTGCGGCAGCGTGGATGATGGCAAAAGTACCCTGATTGGTCGCCTGCTGCATGACACTCGCCAGATCTATGAAGATCAGCTCTCGTCGCTGCATAACGACAGCAAGCGTCACGGCACCCAAGGTGAAAAACTCGATCTGGCGCTGCTGGTGGATGGTCTGCAAGCCGAGCGCGAGCAGGGGATCACCATCGACGTGGCGTATCGCTACTTCTCCACCGAAAAACGCAAATTCATCATTGCTGACACGCCGGGGCATGAGCAGTACACCCGCAACATGGCAACCGGTGCGTCCACCTGTGATCTGGCGATTTTGCTGATCGACGCCCGCAAAGGCGTGCTGGATCAAACTCGCCGCCACAGCTTTATCGCTACTCTTCTGGGGATCCGCCACTTGGTGGTGGCGGTCAATAAGATGGATCTGGTGGATTACAGCGAAAGCGTTTTCGAAGAGTTCAAAGCCAACTATCTGGACTTCGCCCAGCAGCTGCCAACCGATTTGGATATCAAATTCGTGCCGCTGTCGGCGCTGGAAGGCGACAACGTTGCTACGCCGAGTGAGAAAATGAGCTGGTATACCGGCCCAACCCTGCTCGACGTGCTGGAAACCGTGAACATCATTAACATCCGCGAACAGCAGCCAATGCGTTTCCCGGTGCAGTATGTTAATCGTCCGAACCTCGACTTCCGTGGCTATGCGGGCACGCTGGCCTCTGGCTCAGTGCGCGTCGGGCAGAAAGTCAAAGTGTTGCCGTCCGGCGTTGAGTCAAGGGTGGCACGCATTGTGACTTTCGACGGTGATTTACAAGAAGCTTGGGCCGGTGAAGCTATCACGCTGGTGCTGGCCGACGAGCGCGATATCAGCCGTGGTGACCTGCTGGTCGACGCGGATGAAACCGTGAAAGCGGTGCAGAACGCCAAAGTGGATATTGTCTGGATGGCCGAGCAGCCGCTCAGCGTTGGGCAAAGCTACGACATCAAAATCGGCGGCAAAAAGGCCCGCGCTCGGGTTGAAAACATTGAGTATCAGGTTGAAATTAACTCGCTGACCCAACGTATTGTTGAGAGCCTACCGCTGAATGGCATCGGCCTGGTTGAGCTTACCTTCGATGAGCCACTGGTTCTGGATAACTACCAACACAACGCGGTGACCGGCGGGATGATCTTTATCGATCGCCTGACTAACGTCACCGTCGGAGCAGGACTGGTTCGCGAAGCCGTAGAAAGCGTTTATCAGGAACAAGATTCCTACAGCGCCTTCGAGCTGGAGTTAAACAGCCTGGTTCGCCGTCACTTCCCACACTGGGGTGCTCGCGACCTGCTGGGTGGGAAATAATATGGCGTTACCCGACGCAAATTTGAAAGATGAAAACGTCGTCTGGCACCCGCACGCGGTAACGCGTGCGGACCGTGAGCTGAAACATGGCCATAAAGGCGTGGTGCTGTGGTTCACAGGCCTGTCAGGTTCAGGCAAATCCACGGTCGCTGGCGCGCTTGAGCAGGCGCTACACGCACTTGGTGTCAGCACCTACCTGCTTGATGGCGACAATGTGCGCCACGGTCTGTGCCGCGATTTGGGCTTCTCTGACGACGACCGGCGGGAAAATATCCGCCGCGTTGGTGAGGTCGCTAAGCTGATGATAGATGCCGGGCTGGTGGTGCTCACCGCCTTTATCTCTCCCCATCGTGCCGAGCGAGATATGGTGCGGGAATTGCTGGATAAAGATCAGTTTATTGAGATCTTTGTCGATACCCCGCTGGCCATTTGCGAGGCGCGAGATCCCAAAGGCTTATACAAGAAAGCCCGCGCCGGCGAGCTGAAAAACTTCACCGGCATTGACTCTGTTTACCAAGCGCCAGAAGCTCCAGATGTACACCTCGATGGCGAACAATTGGTAACACATTTAGTCCCGCAATTATTAGATGTACTGCGCCGCCACGCTATTATCAAACCCTGAAGGTTTCCGGCCGCTGGTTAAACAGCGCGCCGGTTTACACTGAACTACAGGGATCACTTTATGCAGGCATTACTTCACCGAATAGTGAGTCGGATCCGAGACGAGGGCACCAGCGCCACGTCCGACGATCGGGCTGTGGATGCTGAAGCTCCCTCGTATTCTATGTTTGGCGGTACGGCAGGTTTTATCTTCTACTGGCTAGCCTTTGCCATTCCCTTTGTGATGTACGGCTCTAACACGCTGTTTTTCTTTCTCTACACCTGGCCGTTTTTCCTCGCTTTAGTGCCTATTTCCGTGTTGATTGGCATTGCATTTAGCATGCTGTTTGGCGGTAACTGGTGGCGCACGCTGGCGGCGACGGGCGTGGTGGTCATTGGTATGTTTTGGACTATCTTTTCATTCCTCTCCGGCTGGTAACTTCCCCTGTTTTCTCACTCACTGAAAATCTTCACGTGTTCACCAGATTCACGCGCTCACCGTGGTTTTACGTTGGCAGAGGTTCTGGGTGTTTTATCGTCAATTTCTTATCTCTATGTAAGTCATTGTGTCATTCTCACCCATAATTACCTGCTTAAGTCTGAATCTCACCGGCATTTTCCCTCTCAGTGTGGAGTCGGAATGAAAGTTGTGGGATGATTGTTCGGCTTTTTTAGGGGGCGGGGATGGGCAAATTAACGCTGCTGTTATTGGTTTTGCTTGGCTGGTTACAGTATTCGCTGTGGCTGGGTAAGAATGGTATTCACGATTATGTTCGTGTGAATGATGACGTTCAGGTACAGCAGGCCAACAACGGCAAACTCAAGTCACGGAATGATCAACTCTTTGCAGAAATCGATGACTTGACCGGTGGTCAGGAAGCTATCGAAGAACGCGCACGTAATGAACTGGGCATGATTAAGCCCGGTGAGACTTTCTATCGTCTGGTGCCTGACCAATCCAAACGAAATGCAGGTATGAGTTCTTCTCAAAACAATGCTTCGCAAAACAACCTAAAACAATAGCTATGAGCGACATCGCAGTTTCCTCTCCAGAGATTATTGCTGTCCTGCCCGCTGCCGGTATCGGCAGCCGTATGCAGACAGAGTGTCCAAAGCAGTACCTTTCTATTGGCGGCAAAACGTTGATTGAACACTCAATCAACGCGTTACTACGCAGCCCGCAAGTCACTAAAGTGGTGGTTTCCCTTAGCCCGCACGATACCCAATTCCAACATTTGCCTATTGCGCAAGATGCTCGCATCCAGTGCGTTATAGGTGGCGCTCAGCGAGCCGACTCGGTCATGGCCGGGCTGGAAGCCGCTGGCTCTCACGGCTGGGTGCTGGTGCACGACGCCGCGCGCCCTTGTCTGCACATCGACGACCTTAATCGCTTATTGGCGATTTCAGCCACCAGCCGCGTGGGCGGTATTCTGGCCGCGCCGGTGAGAGATACCATGAAACGCGGAGAGCCTGGCGTGAGCGCCATTGCCCATACTGTGGATCGCGAAGATCTGTGGCACGCGCTGACGCCGCAATTTTTCCCGCTCGAATTACTAAAAACCTGTTTGCGCCGAGCATTAAATGAAGGGGCAACCATCACAGATGAAGCGTCTGCAATGGAATATTGTGGGTTTCATCCTATGCTGATTGCCGGGCGCTCAGACAATATTAAAGTCACACGGCCGGAAGATTTGGCCTTGGCAGAATTCTATTTAACCCAGTTGTATCAAAAGGAGAACGCATAATGCGTATCGGTCATGGTTTTGACGTGCATAAATTCGGCGGCGAAGGCCCATTGGTGATCGGCGGAGTGCGTATCCCTTATCCGCAAGGTTTGCTGGCTCACTCAGACGGCGACGTCGCGCTGCATGCAGCCACTGATGCCATTCTGGGAGCGGCGGCCATGGGAGACATCGGCAAGTTGTTCCCAGACACTGACCCTGCCTACAAAGGCGCGGACAGCCGCGAACTGCTGCGTGAAGCTTATCGCCGCGTGCGCGCGAAGGGTTACTCCCTGGGCAACCTGGATATCACTATTATCGCTCAGGCACCTAAAATGGCGCCGCACATCCCGCAGATGCGCGTATTCTTGGCCGAAGATTTAGAGTGTCATATGGATGAGGTGAACGTAAAAGCCACCACAACCGAACAATTAGGTTTCACTGGCCGTGGTGAAGGTATCGCCTGCGAAGCCGTTGTCCTGCTGATCAAGGACTGAGTTTTGGAAAATAACCCGATGGATATGTCCCGCCTGACCTGGCTCAATGGTGAACCTGTTTCGACTGGCAAGCTGAAAGCCAACCCGGAAGATTTCATTGTTGAGGAAGATCTCGGCTTTGAGCCTGACGGCGAGGGTGAGCATCTGCTGGTGCGTATCCGCAAGAACGGCTGCAACACTCAGTTTGTGGCCGAACAGCTGGCGCGATTTGCGGGCATTCATCCGCGTTCCGTCAGCTACGCGGGTTTGAAAGACCGCCACGCGGTAACCGAACAGTGGTTTTGCGTGCACCTTCCCGGCAAAGAAGACCCTGATTTAAGCCAATTCGCGTTGGAAGGCTGCGAGATTGTTCGCGCCGCGCGTCATCGCAAGAAAATGCGTATCGGTACTTTGAAAGGCAATGCTTTTACTTTGGTGCTGCGCCAGCTGAGTGATATCGCCGATGTCGAAGCGCGTTTGCAGCAGGTGGCAGAGCAGGGCGTGCCGAACTATTTTGGCGAACAGCGTTTTGGCCGTGGTGGCAACAACCTGATTCAAGCCGCGCGTTGGGCGAATAACGAAATTCGGATCAAAGAGCGCCCTAAGCGCAGTTTCTACCTTTCGGCCAGCCGCAGCGCGATGTTCAACCTTATCGCCAGCCAGCGTTTAGCCGATGGCACGCATCGTCAGGTGATGCTGGGCGATGCTTTACAGTTAAGCGGGCGCGGCAGCTGGTTTGTGGCCAAGGAAGATGAATTTGACACGCTCCAGCCACGTGTTAATAGTAATGAATTGCTGATAACCGCCCCCTTACCGGGTGATGGCCCGCTGGGAACCACTGACGCCGCTGAGGCGTTTGAGCAGGGCTGTCTGGCGGAGTGCGCCACGTTATTATCATTAATTAAGCGCGAACGCGTTGAACCGGCTCGCCGTGCGGTGATGCTCCAGCCTTTAGATATCAGCTGGAAGCGTTGGGACGATGTCACACTTGAGCTGAAATTCTGGCTCCCTGCTGGCAGTTTTGCGACCAGCGTGGTGCGAGAACTGATGCGTCAGGAAAATATTGATGCGGATATTACTGAGTAATGACGACGGCGTTTTAGCGCCGGGTATCCAGACGTTGGCCGCGGCTTTACGCCAGTTCGCCGACGTTACGCTGGTTGCCCCCGATCGCAATCGCAGTGGTGCGTCCAACGCGCTAACGCTGGACGGCCCGCTGCGTATTCAGTCATACCCAAACGGCGACACGGCGGTGATTCAGGGTACGCCTACCGACTGTGTTTACTTGGGCGTTAACTCACTGATGCGCCCGCGTCCCGATATTGTAGTTTCAGGCATTAATGCCGGACCAAATCTCGGCGACGATGTGATCTATTCCGGCACGGTCGCCGCCGCAATGGAGGGGCGCCACCTGGGCTTCCCAGCGCTGGCCGTCTCGCTGGATGGTCACAGGCATTATGACACTGCCGCCGCGATAACCTGTCGCATCCTGCGCGCGTTGGCCACTGAGCCATTGCGCACCGGCAAAATTCTTAATATCAATGTTCCTGATCTGCCTCTGGCGGAGATTAAGGGTATCAGTGTTACTCGCTGCGGGAGTCGTCACCCGGCTGAGCAGGTGTTTTGCCAGCAGGACCCGCGCGGTCAGGATATGTATTGGATTGGGCCACCGGGTGATAAGTTTGATATCGCGCCGGACACCGATTTCGCGGCCGTCGCACAGGGTTATGTCTCTGTCACGCCTCTTCAGGTCGATTTAACCGCCTACGCTGCACAGGATGTGGTGAGCGGATGGATAGCCAAAGTCGGGGTCAACAGGCATGGTGAATAAACCGATGTACAACCTGCTCGAGCAGCTTCGCCAGCAGGGGATTCATGATGAAAATCTGCTGCACGCCATTGAAAAAGTGCCGCGGGAACGTTTTGTCGATGAAGCTTTTCAGCACAAGGCTTATGAAAATACCGCCTTGCCAATTGGCTCGGGTCAGACGATTTCTCAGCCCTATACCGTGGCGCGCATGACAGAGCTGCTGCGCCTCACACCGGCCTCGCGCGTGCTGGAAATCGGCACCGGGTCGGGCTATCAGACGGCTATTTTGGCGCATCTGGTTGAGCACGTGTTTTCCGTCGAGCGGATCAAAGGCCTGCAATGGCAGGCCAAGCGTCGCCTCAAACAGCTGGATCTGCATAATGTGTCGACCCGCCACGGTGATGGCTGGGAAGGCTGGCCTTCTCGTGGGCCATTTGACGCCATTATCGTGACCGCCGCCCCTCTGGAAATTCCTCAGGACTTACTCCAGCAATTGGATGAGGGCGGCGTGATGATCCTTCCCGTTGGCGAACAAAACCAGGTGCTGCAACGCATCACGCGTCGCGGTAACGACTTTGTGGTTGAGACCATCGAATCGGTCCGTTTTGTACCTTTAGTCAAAGGTGAGTTAGCCTAAACGCTGCTTCTGGCGGTGAGTTTCAGGACTAAGCCCTTAAAATTTAAATACAACTGTAATATGGTGCTGTACTTGTGATGTTGATAGCATCCACTACAGTTTTTTACTGTCGCCATCTGGCTGGCTTCTTATCCGCCCGGATGTGTTCTCTGCTAGCAACGTGCTAATTGGCACAAAGCCCGCCAAATGTGGGGTTGCGAGTGGAATGATAGATTCTGAGATTGCCGTAACGGGGGAAATATGAGCACGGGAAGCCCAATTAAAACCTTAAGCCGCATTGCGGTGTGTACGTTTATTAGCGCCTGGATGGTGGGATGTAGCAATAATGCATCGACGTCAGCCCCTATTAGCAGTGTAAACGGCGTTGGCGGAGGTCAGAATACTCCGAATTCAGCCCCGGCAAATGTCGCCAATACGCCTAATATTGCAGCGACAAATCAGCAGGGTCACATCGTTTATAACCGCAGTTACAACACAATTCCTAAAGGCAGTTATAGCGGAAGTACCTATCAAGTTAAGCGTGGGGATACGCTTTTCTATATCGCCTGGATCACCGGCAATGACTTCCGAGACCTTGCGGCACGTAACAATATCCCCGCGCCTTATGGTTTAGAAGTCGGTCAAACTATTCAGATTAATAATGTCTCCTCTAACGCCAGCACCGGCGGCATGTTAGCCACTACCGATGCGACTAAAGGTGGCGTTCCAACAGTACCAAGCGCCGGGATGATGCAAGGTACGGTGGTTGCATCTCAACCAACTACCACGTATTCTGAATCTCCGGGTAAACAGAATGTAGGTAAAATGTTGCCTTCATCAGGTGTAGTTACCACCACAGCACCTGTTGCCGTAGCCAGTACTCCTGTCACTAGTACCACCAATAATGGCGGTCCAGTTTCCTCTTGGAAGTGGCCGACAGACGGGAAAATTATCGATAATTTCTCAGCTTCCGAAGGGGGAAATAAGGGGATCGATATCGCTGGTTCGCGTGGACAACCTGTCTTAGCCACCGCCTCAGGGCGCGTCGTTTATGCAGGTAATGCTCTTCGCGGTTACGGTAATCTGATCATCATTAAACACAATGATGATTACCTCTCCGCCTATGCACATAACGATTCAATGCTGGTCCGGGAACAACAAGAAGTGCAGGCGGGTCAGAAAATAGCAACCATGGGTAGCACCGGAACCAGTTCAGTAAGATTACATTTTGAAATTCGTTACAAGGGGAAATCCGTAAACCCGCTGCGTTATCTTCCGCAGCGATAAATCGGGCAGAGTCTTGATTCTGCCCTCGGGACCACGGGTAGGAGCAGCTTATGAGTCAGAATACGCTGAAAGTTAACGAGTTACATGATGATGTAGATTTCGATGAGAACAGCGCTGAAGCCTTTGACGAGAAAGCAAATGTCGAAGAGACTGCCGATAACGACACTATTGATGCGGATGCTGAAGAAGAGTTGTTATCGCAGGCTGTAAGCCAACGAGTGCTGGACGCAACTCAACTGTACCTTGGTGAGATCGGTTACTCTCCTCTGCTTACCGCAGAAGAAGAGGTTTATTTTGCACGGCGTGCGCTGCGAGGGGATGTTCCATCTCGTCGTCGCATGATTGAAAGTAACTTGCGTTTGGTGGTTAAAATAGCCCGCCGCTACAGTAATCGCGGACTGGCACTGTTGGATTTGATCGAAGAAGGTAACTTAGGTCTGATCCGCGCAGTTGAAAAGTTTGACCCAGAGCGCGGTTTCCGTTTTTCAACTTACGCTACATGGTGGATTCGACAGACAATTGAACGGGCGATTATGAATCAAACCCGTACCATTCGTTTGCCAATCCATATCGTTAAAGAACTGAACGTTTACCTGCGTACTGCACGTGAACTTGCACATAAACTTGACCATGAGCCAAGTGCTGAAGAGATTGCTGAGCAACTCGACAAACCGGTTCATGACGTCAGCCGTATGTTGCGCCTGAATGAGCGTATTACTTCAGTTGATACCCCGTTGGGTGGTGACTCTGAAAAAGCGCTGTTAGATATTCTGGCCGACGAAAAAGAAAACGGTCCTGAAGACACCACGCAAGACGACGATATGAAACAGAGTATCGTTAAGTGGTTATTCGAGTTGAATGCAAAACAACGTGAAGTTTTAGCCCGCCGCTTTGGCCTGTTAGGTTATGAAGCAGCGACGCTGGAAGATGTGGGCCGTGAGATAGGCCTGACGCGTGAACGAGTTCGTCAGATTCAGGTTGAAGGGTTGCGCCGCCTGCGCGAGATTTTGCAGGCACAAGGGCTGAGTATCGAAGCTCTGTTTCGCGAATAATTTTATCGCTTAGCAACGCGACAAGCTGACTGACTATTTGATTAGCACAGCGTTACCAATAAAAAGGCGAGGTATGAAAATACCTCGCCTTTTTCTATTCAGCGTTTATGGCGTTGAGAAAGCTACACCATATCTTTCAGACGGTAGATCCACTCCAGCGCCTGGCGCGGTGAGAGTGAGTCGGCATCCAGCGCCTCCAGAGCCTCTACGGCTGGCGACACTTCTTCAGTCAACAGCGCCAACTGCGGGCCATCCACCTTGCTGGCGGCGGCGCTGTTGGACAGCGTTTCCAGCTCTTTCAGCTTCTGGCGCGCGCGTTTAATCACATCTCTTGGCACACCTGCCAGCGCGGCAACCGCCAGACCATAACTCTTGCTGGCCGCGCCTTCCTGCACGCTGTGCATAAAGGCAATGGTGTCGCCGTGCTCGATGGCATCCAGATGGATATTCACCGTGCCTTCCATCTTCTCCGGCAGCGTGGTCAGTTCAAAATAGTGGGTGGCGAACAGCGTCATGGCTTTGATGCGGCTGGCGAGATTCTCCGCGCAGGCCCAGGCTAGAGAGAGGCCGTCATAGGTCGAGGTGCCGCGACCAATTTCATCCATCAGCACCAGACTGTTTTCGGTGGCGTTGTGCAGGATATTCGCCGTTTCGGTCATTTCGACCATGAAGGTGGAACGGCCAGAAGCCAGATCGTCCGCCGCGCCAACGCGGGTGAAGATCCGATCCACCGGGCCAATCACCGCCTGATCCGCCGGCACGTAGCAGCCAATATGCG
This window contains:
- the ispD gene encoding 2-C-methyl-D-erythritol 4-phosphate cytidylyltransferase produces the protein MSDIAVSSPEIIAVLPAAGIGSRMQTECPKQYLSIGGKTLIEHSINALLRSPQVTKVVVSLSPHDTQFQHLPIAQDARIQCVIGGAQRADSVMAGLEAAGSHGWVLVHDAARPCLHIDDLNRLLAISATSRVGGILAAPVRDTMKRGEPGVSAIAHTVDREDLWHALTPQFFPLELLKTCLRRALNEGATITDEASAMEYCGFHPMLIAGRSDNIKVTRPEDLALAEFYLTQLYQKENA
- the ispF gene encoding 2-C-methyl-D-erythritol 2,4-cyclodiphosphate synthase, which gives rise to MRIGHGFDVHKFGGEGPLVIGGVRIPYPQGLLAHSDGDVALHAATDAILGAAAMGDIGKLFPDTDPAYKGADSRELLREAYRRVRAKGYSLGNLDITIIAQAPKMAPHIPQMRVFLAEDLECHMDEVNVKATTTEQLGFTGRGEGIACEAVVLLIKD
- the truD gene encoding tRNA pseudouridine(13) synthase TruD encodes the protein MDMSRLTWLNGEPVSTGKLKANPEDFIVEEDLGFEPDGEGEHLLVRIRKNGCNTQFVAEQLARFAGIHPRSVSYAGLKDRHAVTEQWFCVHLPGKEDPDLSQFALEGCEIVRAARHRKKMRIGTLKGNAFTLVLRQLSDIADVEARLQQVAEQGVPNYFGEQRFGRGGNNLIQAARWANNEIRIKERPKRSFYLSASRSAMFNLIASQRLADGTHRQVMLGDALQLSGRGSWFVAKEDEFDTLQPRVNSNELLITAPLPGDGPLGTTDAAEAFEQGCLAECATLLSLIKRERVEPARRAVMLQPLDISWKRWDDVTLELKFWLPAGSFATSVVRELMRQENIDADITE
- the surE gene encoding 5'/3'-nucleotidase SurE; this translates as MRILLSNDDGVLAPGIQTLAAALRQFADVTLVAPDRNRSGASNALTLDGPLRIQSYPNGDTAVIQGTPTDCVYLGVNSLMRPRPDIVVSGINAGPNLGDDVIYSGTVAAAMEGRHLGFPALAVSLDGHRHYDTAAAITCRILRALATEPLRTGKILNINVPDLPLAEIKGISVTRCGSRHPAEQVFCQQDPRGQDMYWIGPPGDKFDIAPDTDFAAVAQGYVSVTPLQVDLTAYAAQDVVSGWIAKVGVNRHGE
- a CDS encoding protein-L-isoaspartate(D-aspartate) O-methyltransferase, which translates into the protein MVNKPMYNLLEQLRQQGIHDENLLHAIEKVPRERFVDEAFQHKAYENTALPIGSGQTISQPYTVARMTELLRLTPASRVLEIGTGSGYQTAILAHLVEHVFSVERIKGLQWQAKRRLKQLDLHNVSTRHGDGWEGWPSRGPFDAIIVTAAPLEIPQDLLQQLDEGGVMILPVGEQNQVLQRITRRGNDFVVETIESVRFVPLVKGELA
- the nlpD gene encoding murein hydrolase activator NlpD, yielding MSTGSPIKTLSRIAVCTFISAWMVGCSNNASTSAPISSVNGVGGGQNTPNSAPANVANTPNIAATNQQGHIVYNRSYNTIPKGSYSGSTYQVKRGDTLFYIAWITGNDFRDLAARNNIPAPYGLEVGQTIQINNVSSNASTGGMLATTDATKGGVPTVPSAGMMQGTVVASQPTTTYSESPGKQNVGKMLPSSGVVTTTAPVAVASTPVTSTTNNGGPVSSWKWPTDGKIIDNFSASEGGNKGIDIAGSRGQPVLATASGRVVYAGNALRGYGNLIIIKHNDDYLSAYAHNDSMLVREQQEVQAGQKIATMGSTGTSSVRLHFEIRYKGKSVNPLRYLPQR
- the rpoS gene encoding RNA polymerase sigma factor RpoS, giving the protein MSQNTLKVNELHDDVDFDENSAEAFDEKANVEETADNDTIDADAEEELLSQAVSQRVLDATQLYLGEIGYSPLLTAEEEVYFARRALRGDVPSRRRMIESNLRLVVKIARRYSNRGLALLDLIEEGNLGLIRAVEKFDPERGFRFSTYATWWIRQTIERAIMNQTRTIRLPIHIVKELNVYLRTARELAHKLDHEPSAEEIAEQLDKPVHDVSRMLRLNERITSVDTPLGGDSEKALLDILADEKENGPEDTTQDDDMKQSIVKWLFELNAKQREVLARRFGLLGYEAATLEDVGREIGLTRERVRQIQVEGLRRLREILQAQGLSIEALFRE